The following proteins are encoded in a genomic region of Nitrospirota bacterium:
- a CDS encoding glycine zipper family protein, protein MAMVGCASPKPILYPNAHYRQVGPEAAERDIEECKELAKEAGATPSQGKAGQVAGSTVAGAGVGAASGAVGGAVVGAAGRGSAIGAAGGATAGLLRGLFRRSPPNQAYIGFVNRCLKERGYDPVGWE, encoded by the coding sequence ATGGCGATGGTCGGTTGCGCGAGCCCCAAGCCCATCTTGTACCCCAATGCGCATTATCGCCAAGTCGGGCCGGAAGCGGCGGAGCGGGACATCGAAGAATGCAAGGAGTTGGCCAAGGAGGCCGGCGCGACGCCGAGTCAGGGCAAAGCCGGCCAGGTGGCGGGGAGCACGGTCGCCGGGGCCGGCGTCGGCGCTGCGAGCGGCGCGGTCGGCGGGGCCGTGGTGGGGGCGGCCGGGCGGGGATCGGCGATCGGCGCGGCCGGCGGCGCCACCGCCGGCTTGCTGCGGGGCCTGTTCAGGCGATCGCCCCCCAACCAGGCCTACATCGGGTTTGTGAACCGTTGCTTGAAGGAACGCGGCTATGATCCGGTGGGGTGGGAATAG
- a CDS encoding VanZ family protein codes for MMRRTLLVGWLVIILMATTFPWSDFKGHAHWGVVRWLPFSELSRPSPSVLFDIGANIALFVPFGYLAVKAMNSATRSRFIATVLLTLGLSSGIELYQVFSHNHVPSVTDVCSNAFGAAIGAYLAARRLRPSGRADRSVVTGGRYSHPTGS; via the coding sequence ATGATGCGCCGGACGCTGTTGGTGGGGTGGCTCGTGATCATCTTGATGGCCACGACCTTCCCATGGTCGGACTTCAAGGGCCACGCTCATTGGGGTGTCGTGCGATGGCTTCCATTCTCCGAACTGAGCCGGCCTTCCCCGAGTGTCCTGTTCGACATCGGCGCCAATATCGCCTTGTTCGTCCCATTCGGCTATTTGGCCGTCAAAGCGATGAACAGCGCAACGCGAAGCCGATTCATCGCGACCGTGCTCTTGACCCTCGGGCTTTCGTCGGGAATCGAACTCTATCAAGTCTTCAGTCACAACCATGTCCCGTCCGTCACCGACGTGTGCAGCAATGCCTTCGGGGCGGCGATCGGCGCCTACCTCGCCGCGCGTCGCCTTCGCCCGAGTGGCCGCGCCGATCGTTCCGTCGTGACCGGCGGTCGCTATTCCCACCCCACCGGATCATAG